ACAGATATTCGGTAAAGTTTTCGACAAGTTATACATAGAAAAAGGAAGGAGTAAATACTTCCTTCCTCTATCAATTTTATTTTTTAGGTATATATAATAAGTCATATCCATTGCGCCCATTTTCATTCGTACAATCTATTAACCTATAAGCCGTTTCTGATTCATGTTGCTCTTTAACAATCCTTTTACAACTATCTTCATATATACCTGTACGATTACCAGCAAATTGATCTTGCCTATTATCTAACACATGAAGTATATCTGTCCCACTATGCTCTAACATTTGAAAAACCGGATCACCTTCATGTGTATAATGTACAATTCTTATTTTATCAACTGCCCCTTGTTCCACATTCAAAACGAACTTTTCGAATTTATCTAGATTAGAAATTTCTCCCCCCTTTGCAATGACATCATTTTTCTTATCAATTGTACTAGTAGGTTGTGAGCATGCTACTAAGCTAAAGAGAACTAGGCATATAAAACCGCTTCTTTTTTCTATTGTCATCCTCTCCTATAAAAATTATTTGTATACCTAAAAAGCTACTTTCCTCTATGAAAGTAGCTTCTCGTTTCCTTTCTCCTTCTTC
This Bacillus mycoides DNA region includes the following protein-coding sequences:
- a CDS encoding DUF4362 domain-containing protein, translated to MTIEKRSGFICLVLFSLVACSQPTSTIDKKNDVIAKGGEISNLDKFEKFVLNVEQGAVDKIRIVHYTHEGDPVFQMLEHSGTDILHVLDNRQDQFAGNRTGIYEDSCKRIVKEQHESETAYRLIDCTNENGRNGYDLLYIPKK